The Lathyrus oleraceus cultivar Zhongwan6 chromosome 5, CAAS_Psat_ZW6_1.0, whole genome shotgun sequence genome includes the window TTGTGTTAGTCATATCTTGGCGTGGTGCAAAACCACACTTTTATATGAGCGGCAGTTAGAGTCATTCTCAATGAATGTGACACCAAATATGGAATTGTTGGATTGACATCAATGACCTAGATATAAACCGTGTTTGACTTTGTTATGTAACTCATTATGTAAATAAAGTATTTCTTATCTGATTGACCATCTTCACTCTTCATTCTCTCGTGACTTGCAATCACCTAATCAAATAAAGAATCTAATGTATAGAGTGTGTCCTTAAATTCTGTATTTCCCTAAGTTCCGTATTTGTTCTATAAAAGTATCAATCTAACTCAATGAAGAAAAAAAATCTTCAACACTTAAAAGCTGCTAATTGTTTCGTCATCTTTCTTCCAATCTAAGCTACCACTAACATGTATCATACGTTTGAGGCTGCAGTGAGCATCTCACTCAAGATTCACTACTGAAGAGCTTTTACACTTGCCCTTGCACGTGTTTCCTTTAAAGTATAAACCAATTCTTACACTTCCTCTTCTCTTCTCTTATGAAGTGAAATGATTGCACCCTATTAAGGCTAAGAAGCTCAATGACACGGATCCACCTTCTCTGTCTCCACTCTTCTCCGTGGAGAATTATTTCGCAGCTGTGTTCTGAGGCTTGTTGGAGAAAAAACATCATGGTTTTTGAACGTTTCTTTGGCAACATCTAAAGATGAAACTACAGTAGCTGGAGTTTTGCCTAGTTTCGGCATGTTGAGAGGTCCATTTTTGGAGAGTACATGGAAAGATTGATGTGGCAGTGTGCCTGGTTAGTGAAAGATTGCAAATTATTCGTAGCTTCGGCGGCCAAGAAGGCTAGTGATGCAGAAGAAAATGGTTAAATATTCTGTTGAAATTATCTCATGCATCAGTTGTTTTAGAGGTGGTGATAGTAGACGAGGATTCTTTCTCGGATCATCTCATTTTTCATTGAACTCTAATATTCTGGTTTGATCTAAAGACGGGTCATGAAACTGTCTTTTTCTTAAAATGTGATTATGTTCTTATTAATTTATAAAACAGATTATCTTAAATTGTGAATATGTGCTTGACATTAATTTATTGAACAGGTTATGAAACAGTCGTTTTCTCAAAATTGTATTCCATTGGTAATAACTTTGATATATTGCAGACAAATAACTTTTACTATTTACTGCAATATTAACTATTATTTTACCAGTAATAACTATCTAATTTATTTGCTCCTAGCAACAATTCTGTATGTTGCTCTAAAATTTAATTGATTTGCTCCCAATAATAACCCCTTAGTTTTCTGGGTAATCCATGCAACTGAGTATAATGCACTCAACATTCTACATTTGTCTTGTATATCACACTCAGATTAGTTGTTTGTAAGTTTACATGTTCTtcaaatttttaaaataaataaggATCAGGTCAGACAGGCTTAGAGGGGAAGCTGCTGCTGTGCTGTATACATCCTCACTTATCAGACAAGCTgataatataaatatttatttacaagCATTCCTCCTCCCTGCACTCAAATTTGCACTTTTGACAGATTCAACTTGACATTAGGCCTCTAAAATTGGCTAATCATCTCCTAAGGTGATCTCTCATAAAGAATGAATGTCTCAGAGCATCCCTAGCTGTAACTCTTTCAAAGGGGTCAAACCTAAGTAACCCCTGCAATAGATGTATAAGATCTCCAGCCGAATGATCAACATGCTGCATTATAAGGTTCTGCAATTATTATGAGAGAAAAAGAGTAAGTCAAGCCCAAAATGAACTATTTAACATCACTTTTTCAAGAATTGAATAGAACTTTTCTATGGCCAGATTTGAAAACAAACCTGCAGTCGAGGAAGCTTCATTACAGCTTTAATACTCTCCCTTGAAGTTGCACCCTCTGGCCAGTCCAGTCTCCCCCTTCGGACATACTTCTCAGCATGTCGACTGATCATAACAGTAAAAGGAAACACAAGTTATTTCAATACCAATAAAATAACAATCATAGAAAGTTCCTGCAGTAAATTATTACTTACTCGACTCTCTTCAATAACTGCTGTGGTAATGGACCAAGCACCCTCTCCATCATGGCAAGATGCTCTAAATTTTCATGAGTCTGAAACAAAGCTTCACCCTGCAGTAGAAGCATGTAGGCAACTTAAACACAATACTAAAACACAACAGAAACTAGCTGATGTTTTTCGGTTCAGAACCAAACTTACAGTGCATAACTCGACTAATATACATCCCACACTCCATACATCACATGGATAGCTCCACCCAAGTCCTACAAAACCATTATAAAAATCAACTATTCAGTTGGCATCAAGAGCACCATGGTATATAACTATAAACCATTTATCACAAGAAACATCATTCTTTGCAATACAGCAATTATTATTAGATGTGTATGCATACCAAGGATAACTTCAGGTGCCCTATAATGACGTGTTGATACAATGTAATTCTGGTTTTCTCGTTCATACGTAGTGCTGCCAAAATCAATAACCTTTATGGCACTTGACTTGGGCACTCTTTTGAAAAAGGAGAACGGTGCTCTGGATGAACTCTGTTGATTATCCAACAATGGATGTCAGATATTACAACCAACAATTCATTTGGCAACTGCTATTTAAGCTAACATCCCATATAGATGCTATAACCGATAAGCATTTAAAAGATAAATATTATGCATcaaagaaaaataatttttttttcttgaAGCATTAGATCTGAACATGCCTCATCTAGTACGATTATGTATAAAATAGCTAAAATCCGTGAGAAAATAAAACAGGTTCATAGACAACAAAAGTACCTTGTAATCAGGGACTTTAAGATACTCTGATGAAACCAGAAGAATGTTTTCAGGCTTCAGATCAGTATGGATCATGTGTAAGTCATGCATGACTGCAATTTATAGAAAAGTAAAACACCATTAGAAAACCATCCTTCATTGACCAAAAACAACAGACATGTTGCACTAAGTGCTACAATAGTTCAAGAAAAGTAGTTCAAGAATAAACTACACACATGCTACACATTCCAATAGTTGTCTTCCAATCTCGCGAACAAGATCAATGGGAAATGAACGATAATTGTTTTTCCGAAGAAAATCGTATAAGCTTGGTCCAAGTTTCTCAAACACCTGTTGCAATCATTTGAATTCACCCACGTCTTTAACCCCCAAATTAGGTATATTGGGGAAATTAATCcacacaaatcaatcaaatacTTACAATACAGATATGATTACGATAGTCAAACCAGTTCCGTATTTGCACACAACTGCAAGGAATAAACCCATTTAACCGATGCAATGGAATAAAAGGTGGTGCATTATAGTAGATTATATATAGCAATTAAAGCTCAAAAAACTTACCGATTGCCACCTTTATCATGTTTTGCGAGTTGCTGCAGCATCTCAATTTCAATCATGGCTGCCTCTCGATACTTTTTAATTGCACGAACAACTTTAATGGCGACCATTTCCTTCCTTTCTCTGTCCCAACACTCCAAGACTTGCCCAAAAGTTCCTTCACCCATTTTTCCATGGACCTTATCTGTAATCATGTAAATGGGGTGTTAACAATCCAAGCATAGCACACAAAAACTCCAAACTCCATTTTTATACATTCAAAGTTCAAAATAGTTATAAATCTTGAAATGTGCACAACATTGTTATTGTTATTAAATCCTTCCTAAACCTAAAACAGGATTACTTAAGGTGTAACAAATTCTTAAAATTAAGTCCCCATTTGAAAGTTTATGGATTGGATACAAATCTATGAGCTAAATTTCAGGTAAACGACTGGTTTAATTTTAAACACACTGTTGAGACAACCAACCATGAGATATGAATGTAAACTTGTTATTAACTAATGATGGTAAAGTGTAATTACAGCGAGAAGTTAAATTATCTCCAAGCTCAAACACGTAATGGCCATCTTTGTCGTCATCTCGCCATGGGGGAGAACCATTTCGAGCAACTCCCTTAAATAGAGAACTAGTGATATGTTCTGAAGGAGCATAGCTTGAAATATTCTCAACCTCTTGTCCACAAAACAATCCTACCTGAGCCTACACACAGTAATCCATACATGTACCACTTTAAAAATAGTTAACAAAAACACCATCATGATTTCAGAACCTACGCATTTGTCCCCATCACAAATTATCACAAAATAAATAATCATTCTACAACATCAAAATAAACATATGACATCatacaaaaattaaaaatatatacaaataaACTACTTTTTTGGTTTGATGAAAAGTTATGAACGATCAAACCCTAAAATTCAATCAAACAAAATAGGGAATCGTTAGATAAAAGCCGAAAGCTTTATAAGAGGAAAAAATCAACTTTACCTGAATCAAACATCAAACATacctaaaataaaaataatccaCCAGATCTACAACAATAGACAAAGAAAAAGCTCAAAAAGTACGAGATCTGAGATTTTATGATGAAAAATAAAATTACCTTTGAGGCTTCGGGGATGTCCCAGCCCAAACGAGCCCTCTTTCGTGGGGGACGATCCATGTAAGTGCGTGAGAATTCAACCATGCGCTCCATCTCCATGATTATACGAGGAAAATCAAAGGAAGTTCGGAAGAACGGTGAGTTTCAGGTGAAAGTAACGATAAGGATTGTTTGGACACAGTGAACCCTAAATTTCTAACAACTTAGTTGAGTCGGTTGTGAGGAAATAGGATCGTACATGTGTCCTGGTAGATTGCTCTTTGATTGGTTGATTTCGTTGTGGTCTTAACTGCACGGTATGGTTAAGGATGGTCTTTGCTTTAACCATGGTTTACGTctgttattttattttttttgtttttttttatttaacTTAAGTGTAGCTTCTTCTTTTTCTTAATGAAAAAAGATTATGGAAGTTTTTTATCCAACATTTCCAAATTTTTTAATTGAATTAGGAAGAGATTTGGACATTCAAgacaaaaaaaaaaatatttaaagtaTAATTATCATCTAAATATTAATGTAGTTTATTGgataaaaaaatattaatataaaGATTATATTTATATATTGTTATAGAATTTGTGGTCGAGATTAGTTTAGTTGTAAAAGTTTAAAAGAGATTTATTAGTGTTAGTATCACATAGAATtttgaaaaacagaaattaaaatAGTATTGTTGTGTAATGTTTGAATTATGCAATTAAGTAAATATTTGTTAATATTTTATATGGTATTTTTAATTGTTATTAAATCAAAATTAGATTgattaaaaaaaacaaaaattcaGTTAATTATATTTATAAAGTTAATAAAAAATATATGATTAAACAACCTATATTAATTGGTCTAGGCTGCAGCAAAAAACAATCGGGTAGACAAAGTTTAATAGTTCAAATACAACTTCAACTtagataaaaaaaaaaaatatatatatatatatatatatatatatatatatatatatatatataacccAAACGCAACTTGGTAAAAATGAAATAACGGTTCCTACAATAAACAACTAAAACGACAATATTAAACTTTAATAATAAGAATTATAAAGACATATGAATGAGCAACATTTCCTTTAAGCATTGTTCCTTCAAGGAC containing:
- the LOC127083731 gene encoding serine/threonine-protein kinase AFC2 isoform X3 — protein: MIKVAIVMHDLHMIHTDLKPENILLVSSEYLKVPDYKSSSRAPFSFFKRVPKSSAIKVIDFGSTTYERENQNYIVSTRHYRAPEVILGLGWSYPCDVWSVGCILVELCTGEALFQTHENLEHLAMMERVLGPLPQQLLKRVDRHAEKYVRRGRLDWPEGATSRESIKAVMKLPRLQNLIMQHVDHSAGDLIHLLQGLLRFDPFERVTARDALRHSFFMRDHLRR
- the LOC127083731 gene encoding serine/threonine-protein kinase AFC2 isoform X2, with protein sequence MGEGTFGQVLECWDRERKEMVAIKVVRAIKKYREAAMIEIEMLQQLAKHDKGGNRCVQIRNWFDYRNHICIVFEKLGPSLYDFLRKNNYRSFPIDLVREIGRQLLECVAFMHDLHMIHTDLKPENILLVSSEYLKVPDYKSSSRAPFSFFKRVPKSSAIKVIDFGSTTYERENQNYIVSTRHYRAPEVILGLGWSYPCDVWSVGCILVELCTGEALFQTHENLEHLAMMERVLGPLPQQLLKRVDRHAEKYVRRGRLDWPEGATSRESIKAVMKLPRLQNLIMQHVDHSAGDLIHLLQGLLRFDPFERVTARDALRHSFFMRDHLRR
- the LOC127083731 gene encoding serine/threonine-protein kinase AFC2 isoform X1, translating into MEMERMVEFSRTYMDRPPRKRARLGWDIPEASKAQVGLFCGQEVENISSYAPSEHITSSLFKGVARNGSPPWRDDDKDGHYVFELGDNLTSRYKVHGKMGEGTFGQVLECWDRERKEMVAIKVVRAIKKYREAAMIEIEMLQQLAKHDKGGNRCVQIRNWFDYRNHICIVFEKLGPSLYDFLRKNNYRSFPIDLVREIGRQLLECVAFMHDLHMIHTDLKPENILLVSSEYLKVPDYKSSSRAPFSFFKRVPKSSAIKVIDFGSTTYERENQNYIVSTRHYRAPEVILGLGWSYPCDVWSVGCILVELCTGEALFQTHENLEHLAMMERVLGPLPQQLLKRVDRHAEKYVRRGRLDWPEGATSRESIKAVMKLPRLQNLIMQHVDHSAGDLIHLLQGLLRFDPFERVTARDALRHSFFMRDHLRR